ACTCCGGATCGTTGCGTCGGTACTGGATGCCCAGGACGAAGTTCAACTCTGTGTCACTCATGGGTCGGCGCGTCTCCTCCAGGACGTGTAGTATGGACCTCAGTAGGTTGGGGACCAACTTCCGCTGTTGCGGCAGTGTGCGAATCCTGTAGGTGACGGGCATgataatacaattttttacattttttttgttgccttttatatatatatatatatattcttttttttttttttgggaaaccAAATGTAAAAGTGTAGACAAATTTTGTGACCGACTCGCCGCGCAGCCTGAGTCGTTATGAGCTAGCTTCGGAAACGAAAACCCAAGCTACGTGTGACAGTAAAAGTCAAGCCAACTAAATGAATTTCCTGCCTGCTTCGATCCTCGAAATTTTCACCATCACTCCGTGGAATATTTGATTTCACCGCTTAATTTATGATATAATTGCATATTTGGCGGTGCAATGCAAACATTCACAAGTATTTGCCACATAACGCGTCTGCCACCAGAGGGCCAATCGGGCGTGGAATTCGGTGCCAAATGTAAATTATTGCTGCACCTGCACATTAAGGCAATTAAATCAGAACAAAAAGCCCCACGGGACATGAAAATTTGTTAACTTTCCGACCA
This Drosophila simulans strain w501 chromosome X, Prin_Dsim_3.1, whole genome shotgun sequence DNA region includes the following protein-coding sequences:
- the LOC6739972 gene encoding uncharacterized protein LOC6739972 codes for the protein MPVTYRIRTLPQQRKLVPNLLRSILHVLEETRRPMSDTELNFVLGIQYRRNDPEFYRQVQVNLRDGVEYGILKRQGNQFSLRSRRLGELVSTLGSSPNR